From the Candidatus Margulisiibacteriota bacterium genome, the window GGGACGGGACAACTGCGTTAATCTCCATGTTACTTTGATCCCTTTTCTTGATACCACCCATGAGTTCAAGACCAAGCCGACCCAGCACAGCGTCCAGAAGCTTCGTGAGATCGGTATTCAGCCCGATATTATTGTTTGCCGCTCCCGCGAGCCGATCAGCAACGAAATGAAGGAAAAGATCTCCCTTTTTTGCGACGTTGCCAGAGAAGCGGTCATTGGCCTGGCCGATATGCCGTCGATCTATGACGTTCCCCTGGCGATCGAAAAAGAAAATGTCGGCGAGATCGTCGTCAAATACCTGGACCTGGAATCGAAGAAAGTTGACCTGGCTGAATGGGAAAAGATCGTTATGGAATGGCATTCTCTCCGGCACACTGTCCGGATCGCCATAGTCGGCAAATATACCGAACTGGAAGACGCATATTTAAGCATTGTTGAATCGCTTAAACACGGCGGGATCGCTAATCAGGCCAAGATCGAGCTCAAGTGGATCAATGCCGAGAAGCTGGAAGAGGAAGAAGACATCGACTCGGTCCTGCGTGATGTTCAGGGGGTCTTGATCCCCGGAGGGTTTGGCGCGCGCGGGGTGGAAGGGAAGATCAAAGCGATCCGCTACGCCCGGGAGAACAACATACCGTTCCTGGGGCTATGCCTCGGGATGCAGTGCGCGGTGATCGAATATGCCCGCAATGTTTGCAAACTTAAAGGGGCGAACTCATCGGAGTTTGATCCGGAGACCAAGCACCCGGTGATCGATTTTATCCCTGAACAGCGGGGTTTGATCGATAAGGGGGGGACAATGCGCCTTGGGGCTTATGCCTGCAGGATAAAGAAGGGGACGATCCTTCATAAGCTCTACAACCGGGATGAAGTGGATGAGCGGCACCGCCACCGCTATGAATTTAACAATGATTTCCGCCAGCAAATGGCAGAAGCCGGTCTGGTCTATTCCGGCATCAATCCCGATGCCGATCTGGTGGAAGTGATCGAACTGCCAAGTCATCCGTTCTTTTTGGCGACCCAGTATCATCCTGAATTCAAATCGCGGCCAAATCGTCCTCATCCTCTTTTTGCCGGTTTTATCAAAGCGGCGGTGAGCCGCCTGGAAGAGCAGATCGCTTTATTTAAAGAGAAGGGTGCTTAGAAACCCTTACCCCTTGCCCCTCTCCCAGAGGGAGAGGGGTAGATCAAATTAATATTACTGATCGGTACCCGGTGTTTTTTGGCCAGCCTTCTTAAATTCTCGTATTCCGGGGCGGCGGTCATTACTTTCCCTTCCAATAAACCAAGCTTAAGCTTTACTTTGCCGTATTTGGTGCTAACGCTGACGAATTTCCTTTTTAAAACCTCCCGGCTGACTAGAAACATTCTTACTCCAAGAGTTGTCGTTAGTTTAAAGAGGAGCGCCAGCAACTGATCTTTTTTCTCCGGCCGGCAGAGAAGGGTCAGTTTATTGGCGTTCCGTTCCTTTTTCATCAGGATCGGCTCGATAAAGGCATCTAGCGCTCCGGCTTTCATCAGCGCGGCGATCGCTTTGTTCAGGGTTTTTATCCCCATGTCATCGATGTTTGTTTCAATTTCGAGGATTGCCTCGTTTTCCGTCGGCAAATTCGCTTCGCCAATATAGACCCGGAGCATCCCGAGAGTGGGGAAGGGCTTACTGCCGGCGCCGCTGCCGATTTCCTCTACCGCCATTTTCGGCGCCGGTCCAAAGCCGCTGGCCAGGGTGCTGATTATTGCCGCTCCGGTCGGGGTGACGACCTCTCCGGTGACCTCTATTCCGTAGGTTGGTATCCCTTTAAGCAATTCCGCGGTCGCTGGGGCGGGGTTTGGCAGGATGCCATGCGCATGTTTGATAAAGCCTTGTCCATGAGGAATTGGTGAAGCATAGATCGCCCCGATCCCCAGCTTTTCAAGAGCGATCGCCGTGCCGACTATATCGATGATCGCGTCGACAGCTCCGACTTCGTGGAAGTGGACCTTATTAACGGTCGTGCCATGGACCTTGGCTTCGGCCTTGGCTAAACGGCGGAAGATCTTGGCGCTAAGAGTTTTGACCGTTTTCGGCAACTTGCTTCTATTTATCAGCCTAAGGATGTCGGCAAGATTGCGATGGTGTTGTTCGTTACTTATTACTTCAAAATATGTTCCATTGATATGGTGTTTTTTCGTTTTCTTGATTTGCAACCTGGAAACCGCGAAGTTTATTCGCAGGTTTCCAAGTTGGTTAATTAAATAGTTTTTGTCCAACCCAGCATCCAGAAACGCCCCCAGGATCATATTGCCGGCCAGGCCGGAGGAGCAGTCGAAATAAGCGATCTTCATCCCTCACCCCGGTTATTATTTTTCCGCAGTTTATTGCTTTTTGCCCCTCTCCCTCTGGGAGAGGGGGTGGGGTGAGGGCTACTGATAATATAATGAGCGCAGACCGCGGCGCCGAAGCCGTTATCAATATTAACAACAGAAACACCAGGTGCGCAGCTGTTAAGCATAGTGAGCAGGGCAGAGAGCCCTTTAAAGCTGGCGCCATAGCCGACCGAAGTGGGGACGGCGATGATCGGCTTATCGATCAGGCCGCCGATGACCGAGGCGAGCGCCCCTTCCATCCCGGCGACGACGATCACCACTCTTGCCTTATTGATCTTCGGGAGATTTTTAATCAACCGATGGATCCCGGCCACCCCGACGTCATATATCCGTTCAACTTTCCGGCCAAGGAATTCTGCTGTGACTGCCGCTTCTTCAGCAACCGGGAGGTCGGCGGTGCCGGCGGTTACGATGGCGATATTTGACCGACAATTAACAAACTCCAGCTTACAACGAACAGATATGATCCTGGCGGTTTTGTGATAAACAGCTTTATTGAGCTTCTCTTTGACGGCAAGAAAAGCCTTGCGATCAGCTCTTGTGGCCAGAACATTATGGCCTTTTTGGTGGATGCTAAGAGCGATCCTGGCAATTTGCTCGGGGGTTTTGCCGGGAGAGTAGATCACTTCGGGAAAACCTTTCCGGTGGATCCGTTGGTGGTCGACTTTGGCGAAACCGAGCTCTTCGTAGTGTTTTGGCTTCATCGCGGCTAATTATAACCTAGAAAAAATCGTCGCACAATCGATAAAAGCCTTGAATATCATGGAAAAGCCGCTTTGTTA encodes:
- a CDS encoding CTP synthase; the encoded protein is MTTKYIFITGGVVSSLGKGIVAASLGRILKSRGISVTIQKLDPYINVDPGTMNPYQHGEVFVTDDGAETDLDLGHYERFIDVCLGKSNNVTTGMVYWNVITRERRGDYLGGTVQVVPHITNEIKDRIRQVTKNQHFDVVICEIGGTVGDIEGLPFLEAIRQFRKEVGRDNCVNLHVTLIPFLDTTHEFKTKPTQHSVQKLREIGIQPDIIVCRSREPISNEMKEKISLFCDVAREAVIGLADMPSIYDVPLAIEKENVGEIVVKYLDLESKKVDLAEWEKIVMEWHSLRHTVRIAIVGKYTELEDAYLSIVESLKHGGIANQAKIELKWINAEKLEEEEDIDSVLRDVQGVLIPGGFGARGVEGKIKAIRYARENNIPFLGLCLGMQCAVIEYARNVCKLKGANSSEFDPETKHPVIDFIPEQRGLIDKGGTMRLGAYACRIKKGTILHKLYNRDEVDERHRHRYEFNNDFRQQMAEAGLVYSGINPDADLVEVIELPSHPFFLATQYHPEFKSRPNRPHPLFAGFIKAAVSRLEEQIALFKEKGA
- the larB gene encoding nickel pincer cofactor biosynthesis protein LarB; translated protein: MKPKHYEELGFAKVDHQRIHRKGFPEVIYSPGKTPEQIARIALSIHQKGHNVLATRADRKAFLAVKEKLNKAVYHKTARIISVRCKLEFVNCRSNIAIVTAGTADLPVAEEAAVTAEFLGRKVERIYDVGVAGIHRLIKNLPKINKARVVIVVAGMEGALASVIGGLIDKPIIAVPTSVGYGASFKGLSALLTMLNSCAPGVSVVNIDNGFGAAVCAHYIISSPHPTPSPRGRGAKSNKLRKNNNRGEG
- the larC gene encoding nickel pincer cofactor biosynthesis protein LarC; translated protein: MKIAYFDCSSGLAGNMILGAFLDAGLDKNYLINQLGNLRINFAVSRLQIKKTKKHHINGTYFEVISNEQHHRNLADILRLINRSKLPKTVKTLSAKIFRRLAKAEAKVHGTTVNKVHFHEVGAVDAIIDIVGTAIALEKLGIGAIYASPIPHGQGFIKHAHGILPNPAPATAELLKGIPTYGIEVTGEVVTPTGAAIISTLASGFGPAPKMAVEEIGSGAGSKPFPTLGMLRVYIGEANLPTENEAILEIETNIDDMGIKTLNKAIAALMKAGALDAFIEPILMKKERNANKLTLLCRPEKKDQLLALLFKLTTTLGVRMFLVSREVLKRKFVSVSTKYGKVKLKLGLLEGKVMTAAPEYENLRRLAKKHRVPISNINLIYPSPSGRGARGKGF